Genomic segment of uncultured Tolumonas sp.:
CACCCGCCGGACGAGGGCTAGCGATACGTTACATGGCATACAGCTTAGTGGGCGGAAGTGCGCTGGCGGCATTTTTGGCCGCCTTGATTTTGGAGCATTACAGCTGGCGTGCGTTATTTTTGATTCAACTGCCACAAATCGCGGTTGTCTGGTGGTTAACAGGGAAGACTACCAGTAATGTACGCAAGCTTCGGCCATCCGGGAAATTACACCCTACGAATATGTTCTGTTTGGTGGCTGGAGTGTTTGTATTGCAGTACATCGTTGAAAATGCCCCGTATGATTATTTCAGTGATGAGTCGTTATTTTGTGGATTATTGCTGTTGGCGATAATCGGGCTTGGCTTGTTTGTTTGGTTTGAACACCAGCGCCACCATTCACTGCTTTCCTTCCGTCATTTCTTTTCCAGTCGTTATTTAGCCGGATTGATGATTTATGCGCTTTGTTATCTGGTTATCGCTTCCACCAATTATTTGATCCCGATTTTTCTACAAAAAGGGCTGGCATTTCCGGTACTAAATTGTGGTGCTTTGCTGACCACCACATCACTCTGTTCGCTGATATTTGCCTGGTTGCATCTTAAGGTTTCCGCCAAGCATTCAAACCAGAAACACTATCTTTTATTCGCGTTTGCCTGCCTGAGTGTTTTTGGTCTGCTCAGTAGTCATTTAAGTTCTGGTATTCGTCTTTGGGATATGGCTATTCCACTGATTTTTCTCTCCGGATTTGCTGCGATAGGGCAAGGCACGGCCGCATTTAATACCTTCCGCGAAACAGACAGTCGGCTTTTTTCTCAAGCCTATCAGACAAAAAATATGCTGCGGGAACTCATGAATTCAACCGCGGTTTCACTGACGAATGTGTTTTTGCAAACCAGAGAAGCAGAACATTACACGCGACTTGCCGAGCATGTGAATGAACGAACTGTCGCACACTATAGTGTCTCAATTTCACAGCTCTATAATTTGGCAACGCAGCAATCTGTCGTCATGTCGTGCCTTGATGCTTTCTGGGGGATCGGTGTTGCGGGTGCTTTGTTTTTTATTTTTAGCTGGTGGCAAAAAAAGATCGTTTAAGCATGCGCGTTACCAAAAAAACATCAGGGTTTATGCAGTGATAAACCCTGATGTTGATTCAAAATCAGAGTGATTCAGTTATTCCATCATCGTCAATCAGTTCTTTTTTCCGGTAGGCTTCGGCGCTTAATCCCAGCAACTCCTGCACTGTTGATGCGATGGTAATCGATGAAACGGTGCCTACTAATACTCCGATAAACAGCGTAAAAGAAAAAGAGAACAGTGCTTCACCACCAAATAACAGTAACGCACTGACCGTGAACAACGTGGTTCCTGATGTGATCAACGTACGGCTGAAAGTGGCCCGGATTGCCTTGTTTGAACATTGATAAATATCGGCGGCAGTAGGGCTGCGCAGTAAATCACGTAAGCGGTCTGAGATAACAATACTGTCGTTGAGTGAATAACCAATAACGGCCATCAGCCCAGCGATCACATTCAGATCAAACTCGATTTGCATCCATGCCAATAAACCCAGAGCAATCACGGCATCGTGTAAAACTGACAGTAACACCCCGATCGCTTGTCGCCATTCAAACCGGAATGCCAGATAAACCGAGATCGCGACTGAAGCAGCTAAGAGCGCTAGCAAACCTTGCTCAAAGAGATCAGCGCCGACCTGTGGCCCGACAATCGTTGTTTTACTTAATTCAACCGGCAGATTTAATTCAGCACTGATTTGTTTCACCAATTCAGTAGCAACAAACCCGCTTTCCTGTGGTGGTAATTTTACCAGCCACTCACCAGGAATACCGTTGTATTGCAGCTGAACAAAATTGGCTAATGATGAATTAAGAATAGTATTTAGTTCGGTGGCACTTTTTAAGGTCTGGATTTTCAGTTCCAGCAATACACCGCCGGTAAAATCCAGACCAAGGTGAAGCCCATATATGGAAAGAATAATGACGGAAAGTAGGGTCAGAATAATAGAAAGCATCAGCCCGGCATAACGGTAATGGGTTAGCGTTAAAGTACGAAAGAGATTCATCATGTTATACCCGCAGCAGTTTCAGGGAACTTCTTCCCCAGATAAGATTGATTACCGCTCTGGTGCCCCAGACGCCGGTGATCATGCTGGAAATAAGACCAAGGATCAGCGTGATGGCAAAGCCTTGCAGTGGGCCGGAGCCAATACTGTAGAGCACAATGGCGCTGATCAATGTGGTGATATTGGCGTCAAAAATGGTGACAAAAGCTGAGCGATAACCAAAATCGATAGCATTCGCCAAACTGCCGCCTTCGCGCAGACGATCTTTAATCCGCTCAAAAATCAGCACATTAGTGTCAACGGCCATCCCCACGGTAAGCACCAACCCCGCAATGCCGGGTAACGTTAATACCGCCCCGGGTAAGAGGGCTAACAAGCCAACCTGCATCAGTAAGTTCGTGAGCAACGCGACAATAGCGACCCAACCAAAACGGCGATACCACACCAGCATAAACAGCATCATGCCGGCCATACCGAAGGCTAAGGCACTGAATCCGGCTTTAATGTTTTCCATTCCTAATGTCGGACCGATCGAACGTTCTTCGAGTATTTTAAGCGGCGCCGTCAATGCTCCCGCCCGTAATAACATCGATAGCTCTTGCGCTTCGCTCAGGCTATCAAGCCCAGTTATAAGGAATTGGTTACCCAATGTAGTTTGAATGGTGGCGACATTAATCACCTGACTGTTGGCTTTTAATGAACCGTCAGGGGTATTTTTATATTCAGTAAACACCGTCGACATAGCTTGGCCGACATTATTCCTACTGAACCAGTTCATTTTATCGCCACCGGTTTTATCCAGCACAATACTAACTTGCGGACGCCCCATCTCATCGGCACTGGCGCGTGCATCAACAATATGTTCACCACTCAGCACTGGTTCACGCATCATGTTAATGCTGCGAGCCGACTTATCTTGTAGCTGGTAACTTCCCGTATTACTGACCTGATAAAAGGCTAAGGATGCAGTGGCACCAATCACATCTTTGGCTTGTTTCGGGTTATGAACACCCGGCAGTTCGATCCGGATGCCATTTTGCCCTTGGCGCTGCACTGAGGCTTCGACGATCCCGAGTTCATGGATGCGTTTTTTCAGGATCGACAGATTCTGCGTCACGCCATTATTGATCAGGGTATTACGCTCTGTTTCGCTCAACCGCAGAGTTATCCGGTTATCTTCGCGTTGCGAAACCCAAGGGTTAGTCTGGCCGGTGGTTTCCTGACGGATGATTTTTAGCCACGGGCTGATTTCCTGTGTAGTCGGTAATGTGATCTGCACTTCATCGTTATTGGCGGTAATTGTCGTGCCACGTAATTTCTCTTGTTTAAACTGGGTGCGCAGAGTGTCGGCAAAATTACGGGTGTGATTTTTAACGATAAAGTCGGTATCCACCGCCATTAACAGCTGAGAACCACCGCGAAGATCGAGCCCTAACCGGATCGGTGCGGCGCCCAGCGATTGCATCCAGTCCGGTGAGTCAGAGAAGAATTCGAGCGTGAGTTGACTACCATCATAACCATTTAGTTCTAATAGCTGTTTGGCTCGTTGCTGATCGGCTTGTGACGAGAAAACCAGTAATGTTTTATCTTCCGATTGAATCACCGTTTCCGGTGATATCTGATTTTCCTGCAGAATATTTTGATCGTTGCCTGCCCATGCCTGTTCGTAATGCAGGCCCAGCGCCGGGCGCTCGCCGAAAAAGGTAGGTAGGGAATAAAAGCTAAAAGTGATAAATATCAACGCTAAAAGGGCATATTGCCATTTGCTCATCCGGTTTTTGATGAGACTTTCATTTTTTTTCATCATAGTCTGATTCATATTTTGAGATGAAATAATCGCTACGCCGGAGTCAAATCAGGCATAGAGCGGTTTATAGACGTACAGTGAAAAAATTAGTTTCGGGAATGAGAAAAACGGAACTGGAGATTTTTAAGGTTCCAGTAATCAGCGGGGAAACAGGCGCGTCTACTGGCGCTGTATTTCTGCAATAAAGGCGTGATGAGCAGAATTAACCCGGCCAGCAGCAGTGCGATGACATCGCCGCCCCAGGTTTTAACTAAATCAAACAACACCGGTTTTGATTCGTCATCATCATTGATGACAGAACTCAGGCGTAACCGTAATTGCTGATGACTGGTAATAAACTTAAAGGTGCCCAGATTGTCAGCCAGTTGTTGCTGGGGGGCGAGCGGTGATACGGATGATGATAAGTCGATTTTTGCCGGATAAAACGCATGGGTGCACAACGTTAGTCCGAGGACGAACGCGATGACAAACCACTTGAATTTATCCATTAACCACCACTGCCAAACCACGCGATCTCATTGCAAACTACCATATAAATGACAATGAGAGAAAGAATAAGCGCGCTTTCTCCAGATTAAAAATACCGTTCATTATGGGTTTAACTTAGCCCAGACTTCTTTTTCAGTGGGTACTAAATCTTTATTTTTCAATGGCAGTTTTCCGCCTGAGCTTATCGTTTTAGCCCATGTCACAATGCTTTCTACCGGTTTGGGTTGCCAGTTATTAGATAGCAACCACTGTTCAATTTCAGCAGGGTTTACCGGAACTTTATTTTTATGTATTGCCCGAAATGTGACTTTTATACGGTCTTCATCCACTGCTTGTAATGTCGATTTATTGCATGTATTTGACAGTGAAGTCAGAGCTTTTAACAGAAGACTATTCATATATTTCCAATTTGATTGTTTTAAGCTTGGGCTAATTTTTTGCCGCTAAAGCCAATTTGATACCGAGCGCAATAAACAGTGTACCAATCATCTTATTCAGCCAAAAACTAACGGTGTGACTGACTTTGAGGCGTTTACTGGCCAACGAGGTAGAAATGGCCAGAAAATGGCACCACAACATACTGTTAAAGTTAAAAATAAGACCAAGAATGATGAATGCCAGCGCTTTGCTGGAGGCATCGTGATTGATAAATTGTGGAACAAAAGCCAGGAAAAACAGCGCTACTTTGGGGTTTAACGCATTGCTTAAAAAACCTTGCCAATACACAGCACGCATAGAAAGAGATGTTGTGGGTGATACTTTTTCCAGTGATTTTGTATCTGAATTAGCTTTTGATTTTTGTAGCAGGGCTACAATGCCGATATAAGCCAGGTAGGCGGCTCCGATATATTTAACAACAGTAAAGGCCGTGGAAGAGCTGGCTAGGATCGCCGATAAACCTAAGGCTGCAGCCAATACATGCACGAACACGCCAGAACCAATTCCTAATGAGGCTATACTACCTGCGCGCCATCCGTGAGAAGCGCTTTTGGACATAATCAACAATGAGTCTGGGCCAGGCATTACGTTGAGTAAAAAACCAGAAATAATGAATAGAGTGAGATCATGAATTCCAAACATATCAGTAATCCTGTAAGACGGTGATATTTAGGCTAACATCAAACAGTATGCGGGATCTGTTCTTTCTTTACTTCATTCGTCTTCGCGGTGGTCGTCTTTTCCGTGGCAGGCAGATCAAGCTCGAGCGTTGATTCAGGTTTACCACAACAGGTAAGCACCTCACCGGCAGGAATAAAAGCCAGCGGCAGGGTCGGGTAACTCACTTCCCCTGACACTAACTTACAGCGGCAAGCCCCACAATACCCATTACGACACTGATATTCGATTTGATGGCCGGTACGTAACAAGCCATCCAGCAGACTTTCGTCGCTGGACAGCTTAAACGTGGTATGCGGAGTTATTATGGTCACTTTGCCCCGCGAGGTAGTTTCCCGTTTCATCGTGTCCGATTTTTTCCTATCGCATAATTACACGCAAGATTACAGCAGGAAATCACCAAGATCATCAGGGTTTACCTCAGCATCGATCTGGCCTACCAGATAAGAGCTGATTTCGACTTCTTGTGGTGCAACTTGCACGTTATCAGAATTTAGCCAAGTGTTGATCCATGGCAGCGGATTCTGACGATCAGCATCAAAGGCCAATGGCAAACCGACACCTTGCATACGCACGTTCGTAATAAACTCGACGTACTGACACAAGATATCTTTGTTCAAACCGAGCATTGAGCCATCTTTAAACAAATAGGCTGCCCACTCTTTTTCTTGTTCCGCGGCTTTTTTGAATAACTCAAAACACTCATTGTGTAATTCACGGGCAATTTCCGCCATTTCCGGATCATCACTGCCTTCGCGCAAGATGTTCAGCATGTGCTGCGTACCGGTTAAATGCAATGCTTCGTCACGGGCTATCATCTTGATGATCTTGGCATTGCCTTCCATCAACTCACGTTCTGCAAACGCAAATGAGCAGGCAAAACTGACATAGAAACGGATCGCTTCCAGCGCATTCACGCTCATCAGGCACAGATACAGTTTCTTTTTCAGTTCGCGGCGTGAAACTACCACTGTTTTGCCATTGACCTGGTGCGTGCCTTCACCCAGCAACTGCCAGTATTGGGTCAGCTCAATCAGTTCATCGTAATAACCGGCGATGTCTTCCGCGCGTTTGATGATTTGTTCGTTAGCCACGATGTCATCAAAAATAATCGCCGGATCGTTGGTGATATTACGGATGATGTGGGTGTAAGAACGAGAATGAATGGTTTCAGAAAACGCCCAAGTTTCGATCCAAGTTTCCAGCTCTGGCAGAGATACCAACGGTAACAATGCCACGTTTGGGCTGCGACCTTGGATGGAATCCAGCAGAGTTTGATATTTCAGGTTGGAAATAAAAATGTGCTGTTCATGCGGCGGTAGTGCTTGATAATCGATACGATCTTGCGAAACATCGACTTCTTCCGGGCGCCAGAAAAACGAAAGCTGTTTCTCGATCAGACGTTCGAATACTTCATATTTTTGTTGGTCATAACGCGCCACATTAACGGTCTGGCCGAAAAACATCGGCTCTTTGCGGGCATCATTGGGTTGTTTAGAGAAAGTGCTGTACGCCATTATTCTATTCCTGCTTATACCCTTTGTACTTAGGTATCAACTCCAATTACTTTGGGTATATGAGTATTAAGGCCTCTCAATGAGAGGCCATACCTGCTTAAATCTTACATGCACCGCCAGCGCAATCGTCCGCTTGTGCTACCTGTAGCTGCGCATCATCCGCACCGTCACGGGTGTTATGGTAATACAGTGTTTTCAGACCGTATTTATAGGCAGTTAACAGATCTTTCAATAGCTGTTTCATTGGCACTTTGTGGCCTTCAAACCGGCTAGGATCATAGCTGGTGTTGGCAGAAATTGCCTGATCGACGAATTTTTGCATCACACCGACTAATTGCAGATAGCCGTCATTGTTTGGCTGGCTCCACAGTAACTCGTAGTTGTCTTTCAGTTCCGTGTAATCAGGCACAACCTGACGCAAAATACCGTCTTTCGAGGCTTTCACGCTGATCAAACCACGTGGTGGTTCAATACCGTTAGTAGCATTAGCAATTTGGCTTGAAGTTTCAGATGGCATCAGCGCGGTCAGTGTTGAGTTACGCAGACCGTGTTGTTTGATTTCACTGCGCAGTGTTTCCCAATCCAACAACAGAGGTTCTTGGCACAGATCATCCAAGTCACGTTTGTAGGTATCGATCGGCAGAATACCTTGTGCATAGGTGGTTTCGTTGAAGCGTGGACATGCGCCAGACTCTTTGGCCAGTTTTACCGATGCTTTCAACAGGTAATATTGAATTGCTTCGAAAGTACGATGCGTCAGACCCAAAGCTGAACCATCGGAGTAACGCACGCCATTTTTCGCCAGATAATAGGCATAGTTGATAACACCGATACCTAACGGACGACGCCACATCGCGCCATTATTAGCCGCTGGAATTGGGTAATCCTGATAATCCAGCAGCGCGTCTAACGCACGCACTGCCAATTCAGCCAGTGGTTCTAATTCATCCAGTGATTCAATCGCGCCTAAGTTAAACGCCGACAGCGTACACAAGGCGATTTCGCCTTTTTCATCCAGATAATGATCCAGTGCTTTAGTTGGCAGCGCGATTTCCAAACACAAATTGCTTTGGCGGATCGGCGCAACGGCTGGGTCAAACGGACTGTGCGTGTTGCAATGATCGACGTTTTGAATGTAGATACGACCTGTACCGGCACGTTCCTGCATCAGCAATGAAAACAGCTCAACCGCTTTGATCTGACGTTTACGGATCGCTGGGTCTTGTTCATATTGCAGATACAGACGTTCAAATTCAGTCTGATCAGCAAAGAAAGCATCGTATAAACCCGGTGCATCGGATGGCGAGAATAGAGTGATGTTACCGCCCTGGATCAGACGTTGGTACATCAGGCGGTTGATCTGTACACCGTAGTCCATGTGACGAACACGGTTTTCTTCCACGCCACGGTTATTTTTCAATACCAGCAGTGATTCGACTTCCAGATGCCACAGTGGGTAGAACACAGTGGCTGCACCACCACGAACGCCACCTTGAGAGCAACATTTCACTGCAGTCTGGAAGTATTTATAGAATGGAATACAACCCGTGTGGAAGGCTTCGCCACCACGAATTTCACTCCCCAGCGCACGAATACGACCGGCATTGATACCGATACCGGCACGTTGAGAAACATAACGCACAATAGAAGAGGCCGTCGCGTTGATGGAATCTAAGCTGTCGCCGCACTCGATCAACACACAAGAGCTGAATTGACGGGTAGGGGTACGCACGCCAGACATAATTGGTGTCGGCAGCGAAATTTTGAAGGTAGAAACCGCGTCGTAAAAACGTTTGATGTAATCCAGACGCGTAGTTCTTGGATAATTAGCAAACAGACATGCCGCCACCAGCATATACAGGAACTGCGGGCTTTCGTAGATTTCGCCAGTCACACGGTTTTGCAGCAGGTATTTACCTTCCAGCTGTTTAACCGCCGCATAAGCAAAATGCATGTCGCGATCGTGCACCAGATAGCTATCCAGCAGATCGAACTCTTCTTGGCTGTAATCGGTCAGTAATTGCTGGTCGTAACGACCGGCTTCTACTTGTGTTTTTACTTGCTCAAATAAAGAAGGTGGTGTGAAACCGCCATAGGCTTTTTTACGCAGATGGAACATCGCCAGGCGAGCAGCCAGATATTGATAATCAGGTGCTTGTTCGGAAATTAGATCAGCCGCCGATTTGATCAAGGTCTCATGGATGTCGGAGGTGCGAATTCCATCATAAAACTGGATATGAGCACTTAACTCAACCTGCGAGACTGAAACACCCTGTAAGCCTTCTGCAGCCCACGTTACAACGCGGTGGATCTTATCCAGATTAAGTGGCTCGGTAACGTTATCCCGTTTCGTGACCATCAAGCTGACTGTCATGGTAACTCCCGTATTTGTTGTTTAGGAAAACACTATATGTAGTGCTTATGATGTATATAAAATACAACATAAAGAATAAAAGCGATAGCTTGACAAAAACTGGTTGTTGAAAAATGTAGCAGTAAATCACACGAATGGAGAAAATAAATGGCTCTTAGAAAGAGCCAGTTGTGTTATCAGAAGGGCTAACAGCAGCCTGATTTTTAGCGAGATAACCATGCTAATAAGCTGTGTGGATCAGCCATTTCAACGTCGGCTAACCAATCGGTCAGACGTTCATTTTCCGCAATATAACCCCACGCTGCAATAGCGGTGGTCATTCCTGCATTGCGACCTGCCTCAATATCGCGGATATGATCGCCGACATAGAGACACTCTTTTGCAGCCACTCCAATTTGCTCACAGGCATGCCATAACGGCTCAGGATGTGGCTTTCGTAAGGGCAGGGTATCGGCACTGACTGCGACGGCACAGTTAGGTAACTCGGTGACTAAAGCTAGCAGCGGGTCAGTTAAAAAGGCCGGTTTATTGGTAACGACACCCCATGGAATAGCGCGGCTATTCAGCCAGGTAATCAGTTCAACCATGCCATCATACGGGCGTGTACCGACATATAAATGCTGTGCGTAGTGATCTAATAACTGCTGCCGTAGAACAGTTAAGTCGTGTTGTGCTTGCTCAGTTTCAGAAAGCCCGGCTTTAATTAAAGCGAGCGCGCCATCAGACGCCGTTTGCCGGATCACGAAATCCGAGAGCGGTGCTTTACCTATTTGCGCTAACACGTGGTTGGCGGCAGCACCGAGATCCGGGGCTGTGTCCAGCAACGTGCCATCTAAATCGAATAAGACCGCAGAAAAACGAGAATGATTCATTATGGTTTTTCACAAAAAATCTGATAGTTAACCGAAACATCGTCGGATAACTTAAAATGTTCTGTCAGCGGGTTATAGCGTACCCCTTTGACTTGTTTAGTTAGCAAGTCGGCGCTGTCACAACACCGGATAAGTTCAGCGGGGCGAATAAATTTCGCGTGGTCGTGCGTTCCTTTCGGAACAATTTTTAAGACTTGTTCTGCCGCCAAAATCATCAATAACCAGGATTGT
This window contains:
- a CDS encoding MFS transporter, which encodes MLYAAPFNPPIIRQLLRINIGLMVCIEFIMNAMLSFSSSYLCGGLGMTLHTYSLTTAIYAGTAILMIAQHHWLVSHLGYRRFIRCALVFFTVGALICANADAAPLFILGRIIQAIGGSAFFTAARVHVNFFAPTPAGRGLAIRYMAYSLVGGSALAAFLAALILEHYSWRALFLIQLPQIAVVWWLTGKTTSNVRKLRPSGKLHPTNMFCLVAGVFVLQYIVENAPYDYFSDESLFCGLLLLAIIGLGLFVWFEHQRHHSLLSFRHFFSSRYLAGLMIYALCYLVIASTNYLIPIFLQKGLAFPVLNCGALLTTTSLCSLIFAWLHLKVSAKHSNQKHYLLFAFACLSVFGLLSSHLSSGIRLWDMAIPLIFLSGFAAIGQGTAAFNTFRETDSRLFSQAYQTKNMLRELMNSTAVSLTNVFLQTREAEHYTRLAEHVNERTVAHYSVSISQLYNLATQQSVVMSCLDAFWGIGVAGALFFIFSWWQKKIV
- the secF gene encoding protein translocase subunit SecF; the protein is MMNLFRTLTLTHYRYAGLMLSIILTLLSVIILSIYGLHLGLDFTGGVLLELKIQTLKSATELNTILNSSLANFVQLQYNGIPGEWLVKLPPQESGFVATELVKQISAELNLPVELSKTTIVGPQVGADLFEQGLLALLAASVAISVYLAFRFEWRQAIGVLLSVLHDAVIALGLLAWMQIEFDLNVIAGLMAVIGYSLNDSIVISDRLRDLLRSPTAADIYQCSNKAIRATFSRTLITSGTTLFTVSALLLFGGEALFSFSFTLFIGVLVGTVSSITIASTVQELLGLSAEAYRKKELIDDDGITESL
- the secD gene encoding protein translocase subunit SecD — its product is MKKNESLIKNRMSKWQYALLALIFITFSFYSLPTFFGERPALGLHYEQAWAGNDQNILQENQISPETVIQSEDKTLLVFSSQADQQRAKQLLELNGYDGSQLTLEFFSDSPDWMQSLGAAPIRLGLDLRGGSQLLMAVDTDFIVKNHTRNFADTLRTQFKQEKLRGTTITANNDEVQITLPTTQEISPWLKIIRQETTGQTNPWVSQREDNRITLRLSETERNTLINNGVTQNLSILKKRIHELGIVEASVQRQGQNGIRIELPGVHNPKQAKDVIGATASLAFYQVSNTGSYQLQDKSARSINMMREPVLSGEHIVDARASADEMGRPQVSIVLDKTGGDKMNWFSRNNVGQAMSTVFTEYKNTPDGSLKANSQVINVATIQTTLGNQFLITGLDSLSEAQELSMLLRAGALTAPLKILEERSIGPTLGMENIKAGFSALAFGMAGMMLFMLVWYRRFGWVAIVALLTNLLMQVGLLALLPGAVLTLPGIAGLVLTVGMAVDTNVLIFERIKDRLREGGSLANAIDFGYRSAFVTIFDANITTLISAIVLYSIGSGPLQGFAITLILGLISSMITGVWGTRAVINLIWGRSSLKLLRV
- a CDS encoding DUF1889 family protein, coding for MNSLLLKALTSLSNTCNKSTLQAVDEDRIKVTFRAIHKNKVPVNPAEIEQWLLSNNWQPKPVESIVTWAKTISSGGKLPLKNKDLVPTEKEVWAKLNP
- a CDS encoding LysE family translocator codes for the protein MFGIHDLTLFIISGFLLNVMPGPDSLLIMSKSASHGWRAGSIASLGIGSGVFVHVLAAALGLSAILASSSTAFTVVKYIGAAYLAYIGIVALLQKSKANSDTKSLEKVSPTTSLSMRAVYWQGFLSNALNPKVALFFLAFVPQFINHDASSKALAFIILGLIFNFNSMLWCHFLAISTSLASKRLKVSHTVSFWLNKMIGTLFIALGIKLALAAKN
- the yfaE gene encoding class I ribonucleotide reductase maintenance protein YfaE; its protein translation is MTIITPHTTFKLSSDESLLDGLLRTGHQIEYQCRNGYCGACRCKLVSGEVSYPTLPLAFIPAGEVLTCCGKPESTLELDLPATEKTTTAKTNEVKKEQIPHTV
- the nrdB gene encoding class Ia ribonucleoside-diphosphate reductase subunit beta; translation: MAYSTFSKQPNDARKEPMFFGQTVNVARYDQQKYEVFERLIEKQLSFFWRPEEVDVSQDRIDYQALPPHEQHIFISNLKYQTLLDSIQGRSPNVALLPLVSLPELETWIETWAFSETIHSRSYTHIIRNITNDPAIIFDDIVANEQIIKRAEDIAGYYDELIELTQYWQLLGEGTHQVNGKTVVVSRRELKKKLYLCLMSVNALEAIRFYVSFACSFAFAERELMEGNAKIIKMIARDEALHLTGTQHMLNILREGSDDPEMAEIARELHNECFELFKKAAEQEKEWAAYLFKDGSMLGLNKDILCQYVEFITNVRMQGVGLPLAFDADRQNPLPWINTWLNSDNVQVAPQEVEISSYLVGQIDAEVNPDDLGDFLL
- the nrdA gene encoding class 1a ribonucleoside-diphosphate reductase subunit alpha; amino-acid sequence: MTVSLMVTKRDNVTEPLNLDKIHRVVTWAAEGLQGVSVSQVELSAHIQFYDGIRTSDIHETLIKSAADLISEQAPDYQYLAARLAMFHLRKKAYGGFTPPSLFEQVKTQVEAGRYDQQLLTDYSQEEFDLLDSYLVHDRDMHFAYAAVKQLEGKYLLQNRVTGEIYESPQFLYMLVAACLFANYPRTTRLDYIKRFYDAVSTFKISLPTPIMSGVRTPTRQFSSCVLIECGDSLDSINATASSIVRYVSQRAGIGINAGRIRALGSEIRGGEAFHTGCIPFYKYFQTAVKCCSQGGVRGGAATVFYPLWHLEVESLLVLKNNRGVEENRVRHMDYGVQINRLMYQRLIQGGNITLFSPSDAPGLYDAFFADQTEFERLYLQYEQDPAIRKRQIKAVELFSLLMQERAGTGRIYIQNVDHCNTHSPFDPAVAPIRQSNLCLEIALPTKALDHYLDEKGEIALCTLSAFNLGAIESLDELEPLAELAVRALDALLDYQDYPIPAANNGAMWRRPLGIGVINYAYYLAKNGVRYSDGSALGLTHRTFEAIQYYLLKASVKLAKESGACPRFNETTYAQGILPIDTYKRDLDDLCQEPLLLDWETLRSEIKQHGLRNSTLTALMPSETSSQIANATNGIEPPRGLISVKASKDGILRQVVPDYTELKDNYELLWSQPNNDGYLQLVGVMQKFVDQAISANTSYDPSRFEGHKVPMKQLLKDLLTAYKYGLKTLYYHNTRDGADDAQLQVAQADDCAGGACKI
- a CDS encoding HAD-IA family hydrolase — encoded protein: MNHSRFSAVLFDLDGTLLDTAPDLGAAANHVLAQIGKAPLSDFVIRQTASDGALALIKAGLSETEQAQHDLTVLRQQLLDHYAQHLYVGTRPYDGMVELITWLNSRAIPWGVVTNKPAFLTDPLLALVTELPNCAVAVSADTLPLRKPHPEPLWHACEQIGVAAKECLYVGDHIRDIEAGRNAGMTTAIAAWGYIAENERLTDWLADVEMADPHSLLAWLSR